In Gemmata obscuriglobus, a single genomic region encodes these proteins:
- a CDS encoding PTS sugar transporter subunit IIA: MRLCNFIVRDAITPALAASAPPAPPGGHRDPSAVRSVKEQVIREMVGSLHAAGHFRASDVDEIVRAVLRREELGTTGIGRHIAIPHSRHPAADRLIGTLALSRDGLPFDSLDGEPVYVFILLVSPQDRPGDHLRALEAVVRTMRNDDFVRQLRGCQTREEIWALLESAAPGW; this comes from the coding sequence ATGCGCCTGTGCAACTTCATCGTCCGCGACGCGATCACCCCGGCCTTGGCCGCGTCCGCGCCGCCGGCGCCGCCGGGCGGGCACCGCGACCCCTCCGCCGTCCGCAGCGTCAAGGAGCAGGTGATCCGCGAGATGGTCGGTTCGCTGCACGCCGCGGGCCACTTTCGCGCGTCCGACGTGGACGAGATCGTGCGGGCGGTGCTGCGGCGCGAAGAACTCGGGACCACGGGCATCGGGCGGCACATCGCCATCCCGCACTCCCGGCACCCGGCCGCGGACCGGCTGATCGGCACCCTGGCCCTGTCGCGCGACGGGCTGCCGTTCGACAGCCTCGACGGCGAGCCGGTGTACGTGTTCATCCTACTGGTGTCCCCGCAGGACCGCCCCGGCGACCACCTGCGGGCGCTCGAGGCGGTGGTCCGCACGATGCGCAACGACGACTTCGTGCGCCAGCTCCGCGGGTGCCAGACGCGCGAGGAGATCTGGGCGCTGCTGGAGAGCGCGGCGCCGGGCTGGTGA
- a CDS encoding HPr family phosphocarrier protein, with translation MIGCAGGDGPGPRDVLPPGACTPAVPPDTNPPSGAETAAGGSGPLRRVIRIVNPLGLHQRIADRFSRTARKFSCAVSVWNGSTRADGKDIWALIMLVALPDSEVVLEVDGADAAHAAEALAAILASPGGEDYTI, from the coding sequence ATGATCGGTTGCGCAGGGGGGGACGGGCCAGGACCGCGGGACGTGCTCCCGCCGGGTGCCTGTACGCCCGCGGTCCCGCCCGACACGAACCCGCCCAGCGGCGCCGAGACCGCGGCCGGCGGGAGCGGCCCGCTCCGCCGCGTGATCCGCATCGTGAACCCGCTGGGGCTGCACCAGCGGATCGCCGACCGGTTCTCGCGCACCGCCCGGAAGTTCTCCTGCGCCGTCAGCGTGTGGAACGGTTCCACCCGGGCCGACGGGAAGGACATCTGGGCGCTGATTATGCTCGTCGCCCTGCCCGACTCGGAAGTGGTGCTCGAGGTGGACGGCGCGGACGCGGCGCACGCGGCGGAGGCGCTGGCCGCCATACTGGCCTCGCCCGGCGGCGAAGATTACACGATTTGA
- the ptsP gene encoding phosphoenolpyruvate--protein phosphotransferase: MEHRYGIAVSPGIAIGPALVLDSEGVLISHRTVPPEQADAEVARLYRALDETAATARADRERMTARLGSALGNIYGAQQSMIESGWLREQIEVRIRAESYSAEYAVSRVIRDMVKRLEEVIALRTNSGASDARRSVTEFIDVERQVLSALLGHPGNPFANLTEPVIVLANDLMPSDTADFGPRTIHAFATESGGNTSHTAILAGALELPAVVGIGRFLTDVSGGDTVIVDGSEGVLVIDPDEETLAKYREKRAKLLTRQDRYEHLRDKPSVTADAVPVPIRLLGNIELAQEAAHCLDRGAEGVGLYRTEFLYLNKSAHPTEEEHYAAYASVLGTLGSNRPVVIRTLDLGADKFSSVSGAVANEKNPFLGLRSVRLCLRQRELFVTQLRAILRAGLLGDVRVMFPMISTADELRQCKTLLNDVKEELEYAGIPFKRDLRVGTMIEVPSAALLADVLAREVDFFSIGTNDLIQYTLAADRNNEHVANLYSPADPAVLRLIRMVVQAAQKEKEHGKRAFDVNVCGEMSGEPLYIPLLVGLGLRQFSATPRKIPEIKRVIRELRIPEAEEVARRALAMESASQVTSYLRDHLRKMLPSEAVD; the protein is encoded by the coding sequence ATGGAACACAGGTACGGCATCGCGGTTTCCCCCGGCATCGCCATCGGCCCGGCCCTCGTGCTGGACTCCGAGGGCGTGCTCATTTCCCACCGGACCGTGCCGCCCGAGCAGGCGGACGCCGAAGTGGCCCGGCTGTACCGCGCCCTGGACGAGACCGCCGCGACCGCCCGCGCGGACCGCGAGCGGATGACCGCCCGGCTCGGCTCGGCCCTCGGCAACATCTACGGCGCCCAGCAGTCGATGATCGAGAGCGGGTGGCTCCGCGAGCAGATCGAGGTGCGCATCCGGGCGGAGAGCTACTCCGCCGAGTACGCCGTCAGCCGGGTCATCCGCGACATGGTGAAGCGGCTCGAAGAGGTGATCGCGCTGCGCACCAACTCGGGCGCCTCGGACGCCCGCCGCAGCGTGACCGAGTTCATCGACGTCGAGCGGCAGGTGCTCTCCGCGCTGCTCGGGCACCCCGGCAACCCGTTCGCCAACCTGACCGAGCCGGTCATCGTTCTGGCGAACGACCTGATGCCGTCGGACACCGCCGACTTCGGCCCGCGCACGATCCACGCCTTCGCCACCGAGAGCGGCGGGAACACGAGCCACACGGCGATCCTGGCCGGCGCGCTGGAGCTGCCCGCGGTCGTCGGCATCGGCCGGTTCCTCACGGACGTGTCCGGGGGCGACACCGTCATCGTGGACGGGAGCGAGGGCGTCCTCGTCATCGACCCCGACGAGGAGACCCTCGCCAAGTACCGGGAGAAGCGGGCCAAACTGCTGACCCGCCAGGACCGGTACGAGCACCTGCGCGACAAGCCGTCCGTCACCGCGGACGCGGTGCCCGTTCCGATCCGGCTGCTGGGCAACATCGAGCTGGCCCAGGAGGCGGCCCACTGCCTCGACCGCGGCGCGGAGGGTGTCGGGCTGTACCGGACCGAGTTTCTGTACCTCAACAAGTCGGCGCACCCGACCGAGGAGGAGCACTACGCGGCCTACGCGTCGGTCCTCGGCACGCTCGGCTCGAACCGGCCGGTCGTCATCCGCACGCTCGACCTGGGCGCCGACAAGTTCTCCAGCGTGTCGGGCGCGGTCGCGAACGAGAAGAACCCGTTCCTGGGCCTGCGCAGCGTCCGGCTGTGCCTCCGCCAGCGCGAGCTGTTCGTCACGCAACTGCGGGCCATCTTGCGGGCCGGGCTGCTGGGCGACGTGCGCGTCATGTTCCCGATGATCAGCACGGCCGACGAGTTGCGGCAGTGTAAGACGCTGCTGAACGACGTGAAAGAGGAGCTGGAGTACGCCGGAATCCCCTTCAAACGCGACCTGCGGGTCGGTACAATGATCGAAGTGCCGTCCGCCGCACTGCTCGCGGACGTGCTGGCGCGCGAGGTGGACTTCTTCTCGATCGGGACCAACGACCTGATCCAGTACACGCTCGCGGCCGACCGAAATAACGAACACGTGGCGAACCTGTACAGCCCGGCGGACCCGGCGGTGCTGCGGCTGATCCGGATGGTGGTGCAGGCGGCGCAGAAGGAAAAGGAACACGGGAAGCGGGCGTTCGACGTGAACGTGTGCGGGGAGATGAGCGGCGAGCCGCTCTACATCCCGCTGCTGGTTGGCCTGGGCCTGCGGCAGTTCAGCGCGACGCCCCGCAAGATCCCGGAAATCAAGCGGGTGATCCGTGAGTTGCGGATTCCCGAAGCGGAAGAAGTCGCCCGGCGCGCCCTGGCGATGGAATCCGCGAGCCAGGTGACGAGTTACTTACGCGACCATTTACGCAAAATGCTCCCCTCGGAGGCGGTCGATTGA
- a CDS encoding TIGR03936 family radical SAM-associated protein: MLGDKFRFRFSKSGALRLVSHHDLMRCSERMLRRAALPFKSTAGFHPTPRWVFALSAPLGAVCHHEVVELELTEPREAGEVLAALNAQTPPGLTFTHVQVVPMKATARPRRVVYELPLPPDRAAAAEAAAAALMAEPGVWVERLKPSPKRLNIRPYLRGVRVEGVAPHAGHAQTTPPSLPSVGADAGASPRLVLDLWVTQTGSARADELLSLLRLKDLIDAGAVLERTAVEIRDEITATDPGDVPPDGPADAVPLSGAEAAALAARLEAEESQTADQAWGASPNGPVVE, from the coding sequence ATGCTCGGTGACAAGTTCCGCTTCCGGTTTTCCAAGTCGGGCGCGCTGCGGCTCGTGAGCCATCACGACCTGATGCGGTGCTCGGAGCGGATGCTGCGTCGCGCCGCCCTGCCGTTCAAGTCCACCGCCGGCTTCCACCCCACCCCCCGCTGGGTGTTCGCCCTCTCGGCCCCGCTCGGGGCCGTCTGTCACCACGAAGTCGTCGAACTCGAGTTGACCGAGCCCCGCGAAGCGGGCGAAGTGCTCGCGGCCCTCAACGCCCAAACGCCCCCCGGCCTCACGTTCACACACGTTCAAGTCGTGCCCATGAAGGCCACGGCCCGGCCGCGGCGCGTGGTGTACGAGCTGCCGCTGCCGCCCGATCGCGCCGCCGCAGCGGAGGCCGCCGCCGCGGCGCTGATGGCCGAACCGGGCGTGTGGGTCGAGCGGCTCAAACCCAGCCCCAAACGGCTCAACATTCGCCCGTACTTGCGGGGCGTGCGGGTGGAGGGCGTGGCGCCCCATGCCGGGCACGCACAGACCACACCCCCTTCCCTTCCCTCGGTGGGAGCGGATGCGGGGGCTTCTCCGCGGCTCGTGCTGGATTTGTGGGTTACGCAGACCGGGTCCGCACGGGCCGACGAACTGCTCTCCCTCCTCCGCCTCAAAGACCTGATTGATGCCGGCGCGGTGCTGGAGCGCACCGCCGTCGAAATTCGTGACGAGATCACCGCGACCGATCCCGGGGACGTTCCCCCGGACGGCCCCGCGGACGCCGTGCCGCTCAGCGGCGCGGAAGCCGCCGCGCTCGCCGCGCGGCTCGAAGCCGAAGAGAGCCAAACCGCCGACCAGGCCTGGGGCGCGTCGCCCAACGGCCCGGTCGTCGAGTAG
- a CDS encoding Rne/Rng family ribonuclease, whose amino-acid sequence MGGAERRTAAGDDDEGEIKPFFDDTGSADFDPDAPNDRFDGGRAGDDGTDPAARHEDRFTEDPEPAEVAEQEARDLAHEAEAEPEVTGRGFNDDFDSGRSDRGGRGDRDRGGRGGRGDRDRGGRGGRGSRDRDRPGDRGSRDDRGPRTGAPGGFKGGSGPKGGRDRGLPKPPIQEIFKRGQEVIVQVIKEAVGTKGPTLSTYVSIAGRYLVLMPSLNRVGVSRKIEDHDARRRLREIMSTLAPPKGVGFIVRTAAVDRDAKELQNDLAYLLRLWQVVVKRLKRVAGPVEIYRESDMITRTIRDIFTSDIDTIWVDEANAFGHASEFLQIVMPKFANRIKHFDHTEPLFHKYSIEEEIAKIHQKRIEMPLGGSLVIEQTEALVAIDVNSGNFRADNNAEETAFQMNLHAAKEIARQLRLRDLGGVIVNDFIDMRSESHRRKVEDAFREALRRDRARTKILRISQFGLIEMTRQRIRPSLKRSIFADCPHCRGNGFVKTSESLAIEVMRLLHLAAHRAPAVQLVQVAVHTDAASYLLNKKRKEIAALEERGKLEVNITGQPGISPEALTIRCFDHNGNEVRLLPPAPLPKLSAGRIPPRDDRRSGGGREDRGARYPRPLD is encoded by the coding sequence ATGGGCGGCGCCGAGCGCCGCACGGCCGCCGGCGACGACGACGAAGGGGAGATCAAGCCGTTCTTCGACGACACCGGGTCGGCCGACTTCGACCCCGACGCGCCCAACGACCGGTTCGACGGCGGGCGGGCCGGTGACGACGGAACCGACCCCGCGGCCCGGCACGAGGACCGGTTCACCGAGGACCCGGAACCGGCCGAGGTCGCCGAGCAAGAGGCCCGCGACCTCGCACACGAGGCCGAAGCCGAGCCCGAGGTGACCGGGCGCGGGTTCAATGACGATTTCGACTCCGGCCGCAGCGACCGCGGCGGACGGGGCGACCGGGACCGCGGCGGGCGCGGCGGACGGGGCGACCGGGACCGCGGCGGGCGCGGCGGGCGCGGCAGCCGGGACAGGGACCGGCCCGGGGACCGCGGCAGCCGCGACGACCGCGGCCCGCGCACCGGGGCGCCGGGCGGGTTCAAGGGCGGCAGCGGGCCGAAGGGCGGGCGCGACCGCGGGCTGCCGAAGCCGCCCATCCAGGAGATCTTCAAGCGCGGCCAGGAAGTCATCGTCCAGGTGATCAAGGAAGCGGTCGGCACCAAGGGGCCGACGCTCAGCACCTACGTGAGCATCGCGGGCAGGTACCTCGTGCTGATGCCGAGCCTGAACCGCGTCGGCGTGTCGCGCAAGATCGAGGACCACGACGCCCGCCGCCGGCTCCGCGAGATCATGTCCACCCTGGCCCCGCCCAAGGGCGTCGGGTTCATCGTCCGCACCGCCGCCGTCGACCGCGACGCGAAGGAACTCCAGAACGACCTCGCATACCTGCTGCGCCTGTGGCAGGTGGTGGTGAAGCGGCTGAAGCGCGTCGCCGGGCCGGTCGAGATCTATCGGGAGTCCGATATGATCACGCGTACCATACGCGACATCTTCACCTCGGACATCGACACCATCTGGGTGGACGAGGCGAACGCGTTCGGGCACGCCAGCGAGTTCCTCCAGATCGTGATGCCGAAGTTCGCCAACCGGATCAAGCACTTCGACCACACGGAGCCGCTGTTCCACAAGTACAGCATCGAGGAGGAGATCGCGAAGATCCACCAGAAGCGCATCGAGATGCCGCTGGGCGGGTCGCTCGTCATCGAGCAGACGGAGGCGCTGGTCGCGATCGACGTGAACAGCGGGAACTTCCGCGCGGACAACAACGCGGAAGAGACCGCGTTCCAGATGAACCTGCACGCCGCGAAGGAGATCGCCCGCCAGCTCCGGCTGCGGGACCTCGGCGGGGTGATCGTGAACGACTTCATCGACATGCGGAGCGAGTCGCACCGCCGCAAGGTCGAGGACGCGTTCCGCGAGGCGCTGCGGCGGGACCGGGCGCGGACCAAGATCCTGCGGATCTCGCAGTTCGGGCTGATCGAGATGACCCGGCAGCGCATCCGGCCGAGCCTGAAGCGCAGCATCTTCGCGGACTGCCCGCACTGCCGCGGGAACGGGTTCGTGAAGACCTCCGAGAGCCTGGCCATCGAGGTGATGCGGCTGCTGCACCTCGCGGCGCACCGCGCCCCGGCGGTGCAACTGGTGCAGGTGGCGGTCCACACGGACGCGGCCAGCTACCTGCTCAACAAGAAGCGCAAGGAGATCGCGGCGCTGGAAGAGCGCGGCAAGCTCGAGGTGAACATCACCGGGCAGCCCGGCATCTCGCCGGAGGCGCTCACGATCCGGTGCTTCGACCACAACGGGAACGAGGTGCGGCTGCTGCCGCCGGCCCCGCTGCCGAAGCTGAGCGCCGGCCGCATCCCGCCGCGCGACGACCGCCGCAGCGGGGGCGGGCGCGAGGACCGCGGCGCCCGATACCCGCGCCCGCTCGATTGA
- a CDS encoding SMI1/KNR4 family protein encodes MTDLSDTWDRIHHWLAAHAPAVLASLAPPATDEQFRQVESVTGTALPEHVKACYRVHNGQAPFHRAPAFLYGHRWHGLADMADYWETLHSLRGEFAEVRGAPRGPIRKDWWHRKWLPLTRDGAGDLHCLDLFPPKRGHVGQVIYWYHDESERFVVANSLPAWLALFAAELERGEFTTAPDTHGPGLVRVRDL; translated from the coding sequence GTGACCGACCTCTCCGACACCTGGGATCGTATCCACCACTGGCTCGCCGCGCACGCCCCGGCCGTGCTGGCGAGCCTCGCACCTCCCGCCACCGACGAGCAGTTCCGCCAAGTTGAAAGCGTCACGGGCACCGCGTTACCCGAACACGTCAAAGCGTGCTACCGCGTTCACAACGGTCAGGCCCCGTTTCACCGCGCGCCGGCATTCCTGTACGGGCACCGGTGGCACGGACTCGCGGACATGGCGGACTACTGGGAAACGCTTCACAGCCTGCGCGGCGAGTTCGCGGAGGTGCGTGGGGCGCCACGCGGGCCGATCCGCAAGGACTGGTGGCACCGCAAGTGGCTCCCCCTTACCCGCGACGGCGCGGGCGACCTGCACTGCCTGGACCTGTTCCCGCCGAAGCGCGGGCACGTCGGCCAGGTCATTTACTGGTACCACGACGAGAGCGAACGGTTCGTCGTGGCGAACAGTCTGCCCGCGTGGCTCGCACTGTTCGCCGCCGAACTCGAACGCGGCGAGTTCACCACCGCACCGGACACGCACGGCCCCGGGCTGGTCCGTGTCCGCGATCTGTGA
- the selD gene encoding selenide, water dikinase SelD, with translation MDTTEPIRLTKLAKRAGCAAKHPPGFLLPLLGMLPPITDPNVLVGSATADDAAIYKLSPDLALVLTTDFFTPIVDAPRDFGRVAAANALSDVYAMGGKPTAALSIVGFPDSLPAAVLGEILAGASAVAAEAGIAIVGGHTIKSEEPIFGLAVVGTVHPDRVLSNAGAKPGDVLVLTKPLGLGIISTAAKNDQDTRGAIADAIRVMTTLNRTAAEVLTQFEVHALTDVTGFGLLGHLRNVTAASGVTAEVFASRVPVLDAAREYVKAGIAPGGTRANAKFLADWVEFAPEVPPEEQLLLCDAQTSGGLLAAVPVAVADEVIRALNAAGALASANVGWITGPGRGTIRVRHGAAIQKGP, from the coding sequence ATGGATACGACCGAACCGATCCGGTTAACGAAACTCGCGAAGCGGGCCGGGTGCGCCGCAAAACACCCGCCGGGTTTCCTGCTGCCCCTGCTGGGGATGCTGCCGCCGATCACGGACCCGAACGTGCTGGTCGGCAGTGCCACCGCCGACGACGCGGCCATTTATAAGTTGTCGCCGGATCTGGCGCTGGTCCTCACCACCGATTTCTTCACGCCCATCGTCGACGCGCCCCGCGACTTCGGCCGGGTGGCGGCGGCGAACGCGCTGTCCGACGTGTACGCGATGGGCGGCAAACCCACAGCGGCGCTGAGCATCGTGGGGTTTCCGGACTCGCTCCCCGCGGCGGTGCTGGGCGAGATCCTTGCCGGCGCATCCGCAGTCGCGGCCGAGGCGGGAATCGCCATCGTCGGCGGGCACACCATCAAGAGTGAGGAGCCGATTTTCGGCCTCGCGGTGGTCGGCACGGTTCACCCCGACCGCGTGTTGAGCAACGCGGGGGCGAAACCGGGCGACGTACTCGTTCTCACCAAGCCGCTCGGGTTGGGCATCATTTCGACGGCCGCGAAGAACGATCAGGACACGCGCGGGGCGATTGCCGACGCGATTCGGGTCATGACGACACTCAACCGCACGGCCGCGGAGGTGCTCACGCAGTTCGAGGTCCACGCCCTCACCGACGTAACGGGGTTCGGGCTGTTGGGGCATTTGCGAAACGTGACGGCAGCGAGCGGCGTGACCGCAGAGGTGTTCGCGTCGCGCGTTCCGGTGCTGGACGCCGCACGCGAGTACGTGAAAGCCGGGATCGCACCCGGCGGAACACGAGCCAACGCAAAATTCCTCGCCGACTGGGTCGAGTTCGCGCCCGAGGTTCCGCCGGAAGAGCAACTGCTGTTGTGCGACGCACAGACGTCCGGCGGCTTGCTCGCGGCCGTACCGGTAGCCGTCGCGGATGAGGTGATACGCGCACTCAATGCGGCCGGTGCGCTCGCAAGTGCGAACGTGGGCTGGATCACCGGACCGGGCCGCGGAACGATTCGTGTCCGACACGGGGCGGCAATCCAGAAAGGGCCATGA
- a CDS encoding alpha/beta hydrolase, with protein MLPRRFLCPLLALASASLLALASGQAQDTKDVKKKDTKKEEKKLPTPAIPPTAAGVKYGPDERNVLDFWQAKSDAPTPLVLCIHGGGWVNGDKSSYYGSVKGYLDKGISVATINYRLMAQANAQKVTPPVKAPLEDAARALQFVRSKAGDWNIDKKKIGATGGSAGACSSLWLAFHDDMADPKSADPVARESTRLYCAAVNGAQVSLDPKVVREWIPNYTYGAHAFGMKNLDEVEQNRDKLAGWIKEYSPIEHVTKDDPPIGLYYAGPKEPKPGEKDADPTHSPTLGIKLAEKLKATGVDVVYHSAAEPNAKLPTSQAYLIDRLKK; from the coding sequence ATGCTGCCGCGCCGGTTCCTCTGCCCGCTGCTCGCACTCGCCTCGGCCAGTCTGCTCGCCCTCGCGAGCGGGCAGGCCCAGGACACAAAGGACGTGAAGAAAAAGGACACCAAGAAGGAAGAGAAGAAGCTCCCAACGCCTGCGATCCCGCCCACCGCGGCGGGCGTGAAGTACGGCCCGGACGAGCGCAACGTGCTCGATTTCTGGCAGGCCAAGTCCGATGCGCCCACGCCGCTGGTGCTCTGCATCCACGGCGGCGGCTGGGTCAACGGCGACAAGAGCAGCTACTACGGCAGCGTGAAGGGGTACCTCGATAAGGGCATCTCGGTGGCCACCATCAACTACCGGCTGATGGCCCAAGCGAACGCGCAAAAGGTCACCCCGCCGGTGAAAGCCCCGCTCGAAGACGCGGCGCGTGCCCTCCAGTTCGTGCGGTCGAAGGCGGGCGACTGGAACATCGACAAGAAGAAGATCGGCGCGACCGGCGGGTCCGCGGGCGCGTGCTCGTCGCTGTGGCTCGCGTTCCACGACGACATGGCCGACCCCAAGAGCGCTGACCCCGTGGCGCGCGAGTCCACCCGCCTCTACTGCGCCGCGGTGAACGGCGCCCAGGTGTCGCTGGACCCGAAGGTGGTGCGCGAGTGGATTCCGAACTACACCTACGGCGCGCACGCCTTCGGGATGAAGAACCTGGACGAGGTGGAGCAGAACCGCGACAAACTCGCGGGTTGGATCAAGGAGTACTCGCCCATCGAGCACGTGACGAAGGACGATCCGCCCATCGGGCTGTATTACGCCGGTCCGAAGGAGCCGAAACCGGGTGAGAAGGACGCGGACCCGACCCACTCTCCGACCCTGGGGATCAAACTGGCAGAGAAGCTCAAGGCCACCGGCGTTGATGTCGTGTACCATTCGGCCGCCGAACCGAACGCGAAACTCCCCACCTCGCAGGCGTACCTGATCGACCGTCTCAAGAAGTGA